From the Alteromonas sp. CI.11.F.A3 genome, the window AATCCGAACAGAGTCTTTTTTACTGTGGGCTCCACTATTCCGATTAGATAAGCGAATTCGTTGGGCTTTCCCACCACCGAGACAAACAAATCAACATTAGCTGATTTGTTTTTAACAGAAATAGTTGCTTCGCTTCCACCGTTACTTTGACCTACTTCTTCTTGCCACGGGAAGCTATTAAATTCACTTAAAAATAAATCGTAGGTTGCGATGCCTTTTAAGTCGTACTGATCGAAGTCATAGCCCGCATGCTGTATATCGTATGTGAATTGTGTTTCTGCCAAAGCTACATTCCATGTAAGTAAAGTGAACAAAAAAAGCAGTGATTTCATATGGGTGCTAACGCCTAACATAAAGGGCCGGAGCTGCGAAGCAGCGGAGGTCCAGCCCGTTTACGGGCGATCTTTGATGTTATTGTTATGTGATTATACTGTATAGACAACATACTAACCGTTGGTTATTTGGTAGTTACGCTTAACATTTTTGCTTACTTTACCCCAGTTTGAATTCTGTACTCTCGATTGATGAAAATCGAAATCTTCTTGAGAATTGAACTCTTCGTAAACCTCGTACCGGGTAGGTATATTCTCATCTTGAACAACGGAAAATGTAATACACCCCTTTTCTTCTTGAGTTAATTTGGTGTGAACCTCTAACTCCCTTTTTATCAGGGTAAGCTCTGATTCGGGAACATCAATAAATCCTTTTAGTGTAACTTTCATCTGACTTCCTAGTTCACATAGACACAATGACTCCCTGAGAAATGCTAGCCTCCGCATTTTCGTGGGTTAACTTTTCAGCCACCGGAGCGCCGGCCGGAGTCCATTATTAGTTTGCTTAAGACTAAATCATTTGGAGGCTAGCATGAACAAACATAGCATAGTTTTTTTAGGATTAGATACTCACAAAGAATTTCACGAAGTGGCTTATTGTGAAGAGCAGCGTGGAGTAAGTGCGGTGCACTATGGCCGCATTCCTTCTTCAAAAGTCAGCGTCAAAAAGCTTATCCGTCAGTTTGAATCTAAATATCCTGGTGCAACACTTCACGTCGTATATGAAGCTGGGCCTTGTGGATATTGGATCTACCGACTTATCACGAGTTTAGGGCATTGTTGCTATGTCGTCGCGCCTTCCCTTATTCCGAAAAAGCCTGGTGACCATATTAAGACCGATAGGCGCGATGCGTTAAAGCTGGTGAAGTTGTTAAAATCGGAAGATCTCACGCCTATTTATGTGCCGGAGCCAGAAGATGAAGCGGTAAGAGATTTATCCCGCGCTCGAGAGCTTGCGATGAAAGATTTAAAAGAAGCCAAATACCAACTCAAAGCGCTGCTGCTGAGAAACAATATTCGGTATGAAGGAACTGCTAACTGGTCGAAGAAACATCTGCGGTG encodes:
- a CDS encoding putative quinol monooxygenase — protein: MKVTLKGFIDVPESELTLIKRELEVHTKLTQEEKGCITFSVVQDENIPTRYEVYEEFNSQEDFDFHQSRVQNSNWGKVSKNVKRNYQITNG